A genomic window from Plutella xylostella chromosome 23, ilPluXylo3.1, whole genome shotgun sequence includes:
- the LOC105385172 gene encoding juvenile hormone esterase isoform X1: protein MNVLKRNMTPSNEDNIDMTASQAKKIMLISTTTNDTLEGLEIQKLKIENNKLKSENQKLENKNRYMARVQTAQGWLQGEELEQVGGEGSYFSFKGVPYAAPPVGKLRFKAPQPPLPWDGVRKATEHGPVCPQNDIFTNTLLPGSEDCLYLNVYTKNLKPKQPLAVMVFIHGGGYKSGSGNEEHYGPDFLVQHEVVLVTINYRLEALGFLCLDTEDVPGNAGLKDQVAALKWVNQNIANFGGDPNNVTIFGESAGGASTALHVLSPMSRGLFKRAIPMSGVPLCDWSRHYEPRRRAFVLGKDLGHHTTDANDLLDFLQSVPVEKLVDVAPAVYGTELVINNIVKMFPFTPVVEKDFGKDHFLTEDPEKLLQEGKVNEVDVMIGYTNEESLVAIGHFEAMMKHFDKYAEMWVPRELLLKVTPDKMLQISDKIRQHYIGDEILGYNNIRGFLSFVTNSCFTYNINRYASQLPKVGNAKRYFYRFSCESERNIYGNQGKPFGITGAAHLDDLVYLFDPKHAKLPIDKTAKSYKLVNFVCTLFTNFAKYGNPTPTPVQGVTWPQYDRGARLYADIGDALTVGARLDADVLEFWQAIYDDVNK, encoded by the exons ATGAAT GTATTgaaaagaaatatgactccatcaAATGAAGATAACATTGATATGACTGCATCAcaggcaaaaaaaataatgctg aTCTCGACAACAACAAATGATACACTGGAAGGACTAGAaattcaaaaacttaaaatagaaaataataaacttaaatCAGAAAATCAAAAACTTGAAAATAAGAACCGATAT ATGGCGCGCGTGCAGACGGCGCAGGGCTGGCTGCAGGGCGAGGAGCTGGAACAGGTCGGTGGCGAAGGCTCCTACTTCAGCTTCAAAGGCGTCCCgtacgccgcgccgcccgtgGGGAAACTTAGGTTCAAG GCCCCACAACCGCCTCTGCCCTGGGACGGAGTCAGGAAAGCGACTGAACACGGCCCCGTGTGTCCACAGAATGACATCTTCACCAACACGCTCCtgcccggcagcgaggactgtCTCTACCTCAACGTCTACACTAAGAACCTCAAGCCCAAACAACCCTTAGCGGTCATGGTGTTCATACACGGAGGTGGATACAAGAGTGGCTCAGGAAATGAGGAGCATTATGGACCGGATTTCCTCGTCCAGCATGAAGTGGTCCTTGTAACCATCAATTACAGACTTGAGGCTCTAGGTTTCCTCTGCCTGGATACTGAAGACGTGCCCGGCAACGCAGGCCTAAAAGACCAAGTAGCAGCTTTGAAGTGGGTGAACCAAAATATCGCAAACTTCGGTGGAGATCCAAACAACGTAACAATCTTTGGAGAAAGTGCGGGCGGTGCGTCCACAGCTTTGCATGTTTTGTCACCGATGTCGAGAGGACTCTTCAAAAGAGCTATTCCCATGAGTGGGGTGCCGCTGTGCGACTGGTCCCGCCATTACGAGCCTCGGCGACGCGCATTCGTGCTCGGCAAGGACCTCGGCCACCACACTACAGATGCCAACGACCTATTAGACTTCCTACAAAGCGTGCCAGTTGAAAAACTCGTTGATGTGGCTCCAGCTGTCTATGGCACAGAACTTGTGATCAACAATATCGTCAAGATGTTTCCATTCACTCCCGTCGTCGAAAAAGATTTTGGCAAGGACCACTTCTTAACTGAAGATCCAGAAAAACTATTGCAAGAAGGAAAAGTGAATGAGGTCGATGTAATGATAGGCTACACAAATGAGGAATCTCTAGTAGCGATCGGCCACTTCGAGGCAATGATGAAACACTTCGACAAGTACGCCGAAATGTGGGTTCCAAGGGAGCTGCTGTTAAAAGTGACTCCGGATAAAATGCTGCAGATATCTGATAAAATACGCCAGCACTACATCGGTGATGAAATCCTTGGATACAACAACATCAGAGGCTTCCTTTCTTTCGTTACAAACTCTTGTTTCACGTACAACATTAACAGATACGCAAGTCAGCTCCCTAAAGTAGGCAATGCGAAGAGGTATTTCTACAGATTCTCCTGTGAGAGTGAGCGCAACATCTACGGCAACCAAGGCAAGCCGTTCGGGATCACCGGCGCCGCGCACTTGGACGATCTGGTGTATTTGTTCGATCCCAAACACGCGAAGTTGCCGATCGACAAAACCGCCAAAAGCTACAAATTGGTAAACTTTGTCTGCACTCTGTTTACAAATTTCGCCAAATATGG CAACCCTACTCCCACCCCCGTCCAGGGCGTCACCTGGCCGCAGTACGACCGGGGCGCGCGTCTCTACGCCGACATCGGGGACGCGCTCACAGTCGGCGCCCGCCTCGATGCAGACGTGCTGGAGTTCTGGCAGGCCATCTATgatgatgttaataaataG
- the LOC105385172 gene encoding juvenile hormone esterase isoform X2: MNVLKRNMTPSNEDNIDMTASQAKKIMLMARVQTAQGWLQGEELEQVGGEGSYFSFKGVPYAAPPVGKLRFKAPQPPLPWDGVRKATEHGPVCPQNDIFTNTLLPGSEDCLYLNVYTKNLKPKQPLAVMVFIHGGGYKSGSGNEEHYGPDFLVQHEVVLVTINYRLEALGFLCLDTEDVPGNAGLKDQVAALKWVNQNIANFGGDPNNVTIFGESAGGASTALHVLSPMSRGLFKRAIPMSGVPLCDWSRHYEPRRRAFVLGKDLGHHTTDANDLLDFLQSVPVEKLVDVAPAVYGTELVINNIVKMFPFTPVVEKDFGKDHFLTEDPEKLLQEGKVNEVDVMIGYTNEESLVAIGHFEAMMKHFDKYAEMWVPRELLLKVTPDKMLQISDKIRQHYIGDEILGYNNIRGFLSFVTNSCFTYNINRYASQLPKVGNAKRYFYRFSCESERNIYGNQGKPFGITGAAHLDDLVYLFDPKHAKLPIDKTAKSYKLVNFVCTLFTNFAKYGNPTPTPVQGVTWPQYDRGARLYADIGDALTVGARLDADVLEFWQAIYDDVNK, from the exons ATGAAT GTATTgaaaagaaatatgactccatcaAATGAAGATAACATTGATATGACTGCATCAcaggcaaaaaaaataatgctg ATGGCGCGCGTGCAGACGGCGCAGGGCTGGCTGCAGGGCGAGGAGCTGGAACAGGTCGGTGGCGAAGGCTCCTACTTCAGCTTCAAAGGCGTCCCgtacgccgcgccgcccgtgGGGAAACTTAGGTTCAAG GCCCCACAACCGCCTCTGCCCTGGGACGGAGTCAGGAAAGCGACTGAACACGGCCCCGTGTGTCCACAGAATGACATCTTCACCAACACGCTCCtgcccggcagcgaggactgtCTCTACCTCAACGTCTACACTAAGAACCTCAAGCCCAAACAACCCTTAGCGGTCATGGTGTTCATACACGGAGGTGGATACAAGAGTGGCTCAGGAAATGAGGAGCATTATGGACCGGATTTCCTCGTCCAGCATGAAGTGGTCCTTGTAACCATCAATTACAGACTTGAGGCTCTAGGTTTCCTCTGCCTGGATACTGAAGACGTGCCCGGCAACGCAGGCCTAAAAGACCAAGTAGCAGCTTTGAAGTGGGTGAACCAAAATATCGCAAACTTCGGTGGAGATCCAAACAACGTAACAATCTTTGGAGAAAGTGCGGGCGGTGCGTCCACAGCTTTGCATGTTTTGTCACCGATGTCGAGAGGACTCTTCAAAAGAGCTATTCCCATGAGTGGGGTGCCGCTGTGCGACTGGTCCCGCCATTACGAGCCTCGGCGACGCGCATTCGTGCTCGGCAAGGACCTCGGCCACCACACTACAGATGCCAACGACCTATTAGACTTCCTACAAAGCGTGCCAGTTGAAAAACTCGTTGATGTGGCTCCAGCTGTCTATGGCACAGAACTTGTGATCAACAATATCGTCAAGATGTTTCCATTCACTCCCGTCGTCGAAAAAGATTTTGGCAAGGACCACTTCTTAACTGAAGATCCAGAAAAACTATTGCAAGAAGGAAAAGTGAATGAGGTCGATGTAATGATAGGCTACACAAATGAGGAATCTCTAGTAGCGATCGGCCACTTCGAGGCAATGATGAAACACTTCGACAAGTACGCCGAAATGTGGGTTCCAAGGGAGCTGCTGTTAAAAGTGACTCCGGATAAAATGCTGCAGATATCTGATAAAATACGCCAGCACTACATCGGTGATGAAATCCTTGGATACAACAACATCAGAGGCTTCCTTTCTTTCGTTACAAACTCTTGTTTCACGTACAACATTAACAGATACGCAAGTCAGCTCCCTAAAGTAGGCAATGCGAAGAGGTATTTCTACAGATTCTCCTGTGAGAGTGAGCGCAACATCTACGGCAACCAAGGCAAGCCGTTCGGGATCACCGGCGCCGCGCACTTGGACGATCTGGTGTATTTGTTCGATCCCAAACACGCGAAGTTGCCGATCGACAAAACCGCCAAAAGCTACAAATTGGTAAACTTTGTCTGCACTCTGTTTACAAATTTCGCCAAATATGG CAACCCTACTCCCACCCCCGTCCAGGGCGTCACCTGGCCGCAGTACGACCGGGGCGCGCGTCTCTACGCCGACATCGGGGACGCGCTCACAGTCGGCGCCCGCCTCGATGCAGACGTGCTGGAGTTCTGGCAGGCCATCTATgatgatgttaataaataG
- the LOC105385172 gene encoding juvenile hormone esterase isoform X3, which yields MARVQTAQGWLQGEELEQVGGEGSYFSFKGVPYAAPPVGKLRFKAPQPPLPWDGVRKATEHGPVCPQNDIFTNTLLPGSEDCLYLNVYTKNLKPKQPLAVMVFIHGGGYKSGSGNEEHYGPDFLVQHEVVLVTINYRLEALGFLCLDTEDVPGNAGLKDQVAALKWVNQNIANFGGDPNNVTIFGESAGGASTALHVLSPMSRGLFKRAIPMSGVPLCDWSRHYEPRRRAFVLGKDLGHHTTDANDLLDFLQSVPVEKLVDVAPAVYGTELVINNIVKMFPFTPVVEKDFGKDHFLTEDPEKLLQEGKVNEVDVMIGYTNEESLVAIGHFEAMMKHFDKYAEMWVPRELLLKVTPDKMLQISDKIRQHYIGDEILGYNNIRGFLSFVTNSCFTYNINRYASQLPKVGNAKRYFYRFSCESERNIYGNQGKPFGITGAAHLDDLVYLFDPKHAKLPIDKTAKSYKLVNFVCTLFTNFAKYGNPTPTPVQGVTWPQYDRGARLYADIGDALTVGARLDADVLEFWQAIYDDVNK from the exons ATGGCGCGCGTGCAGACGGCGCAGGGCTGGCTGCAGGGCGAGGAGCTGGAACAGGTCGGTGGCGAAGGCTCCTACTTCAGCTTCAAAGGCGTCCCgtacgccgcgccgcccgtgGGGAAACTTAGGTTCAAG GCCCCACAACCGCCTCTGCCCTGGGACGGAGTCAGGAAAGCGACTGAACACGGCCCCGTGTGTCCACAGAATGACATCTTCACCAACACGCTCCtgcccggcagcgaggactgtCTCTACCTCAACGTCTACACTAAGAACCTCAAGCCCAAACAACCCTTAGCGGTCATGGTGTTCATACACGGAGGTGGATACAAGAGTGGCTCAGGAAATGAGGAGCATTATGGACCGGATTTCCTCGTCCAGCATGAAGTGGTCCTTGTAACCATCAATTACAGACTTGAGGCTCTAGGTTTCCTCTGCCTGGATACTGAAGACGTGCCCGGCAACGCAGGCCTAAAAGACCAAGTAGCAGCTTTGAAGTGGGTGAACCAAAATATCGCAAACTTCGGTGGAGATCCAAACAACGTAACAATCTTTGGAGAAAGTGCGGGCGGTGCGTCCACAGCTTTGCATGTTTTGTCACCGATGTCGAGAGGACTCTTCAAAAGAGCTATTCCCATGAGTGGGGTGCCGCTGTGCGACTGGTCCCGCCATTACGAGCCTCGGCGACGCGCATTCGTGCTCGGCAAGGACCTCGGCCACCACACTACAGATGCCAACGACCTATTAGACTTCCTACAAAGCGTGCCAGTTGAAAAACTCGTTGATGTGGCTCCAGCTGTCTATGGCACAGAACTTGTGATCAACAATATCGTCAAGATGTTTCCATTCACTCCCGTCGTCGAAAAAGATTTTGGCAAGGACCACTTCTTAACTGAAGATCCAGAAAAACTATTGCAAGAAGGAAAAGTGAATGAGGTCGATGTAATGATAGGCTACACAAATGAGGAATCTCTAGTAGCGATCGGCCACTTCGAGGCAATGATGAAACACTTCGACAAGTACGCCGAAATGTGGGTTCCAAGGGAGCTGCTGTTAAAAGTGACTCCGGATAAAATGCTGCAGATATCTGATAAAATACGCCAGCACTACATCGGTGATGAAATCCTTGGATACAACAACATCAGAGGCTTCCTTTCTTTCGTTACAAACTCTTGTTTCACGTACAACATTAACAGATACGCAAGTCAGCTCCCTAAAGTAGGCAATGCGAAGAGGTATTTCTACAGATTCTCCTGTGAGAGTGAGCGCAACATCTACGGCAACCAAGGCAAGCCGTTCGGGATCACCGGCGCCGCGCACTTGGACGATCTGGTGTATTTGTTCGATCCCAAACACGCGAAGTTGCCGATCGACAAAACCGCCAAAAGCTACAAATTGGTAAACTTTGTCTGCACTCTGTTTACAAATTTCGCCAAATATGG CAACCCTACTCCCACCCCCGTCCAGGGCGTCACCTGGCCGCAGTACGACCGGGGCGCGCGTCTCTACGCCGACATCGGGGACGCGCTCACAGTCGGCGCCCGCCTCGATGCAGACGTGCTGGAGTTCTGGCAGGCCATCTATgatgatgttaataaataG